One segment of Marvinbryantia formatexigens DSM 14469 DNA contains the following:
- a CDS encoding ABC transporter ATP-binding protein gives MKKLGTYMKRYGFLYLLGFAAMLISIALDMMAPQITRRIIDDVIVGGQMELLMRLLFGLLGIGIGRAVFQYIKEFTYDYIGVSVGYHMRRDLFRHLQTMSMDFFDRHNTGELMTRTKEDVDKVWAAVGFVGILAVEALTHTILVLVCMFRLNPYLTLVPLALLPLIGFCAVRMENGLGKVYDQISEETAELNTVAQECIAGVRTVKAFAREDYEISKFSRHNRLFYDLNMEQAKLLARYQPLITFLGKVMLLAVVIIGGLMVISGRMTIGALGAFSEYANNVIWPMEILGWLSNDIASAFASWRKIKKVAQQTPQITDPAAAAQNASSSETSDPTWSAQKDGAAAIRPGDIVAGELIFEHVGFSLDGHEILRDINITLKPGQTLGIMGMTGTGKTTIVNLIQRFYDVTEGRILLDGTDIRELPLAKLRASSSVVMQEVFLFSDSVTENVKTGCREKMNQQTVEWACRQAGASRFISRLGNQYETVIGERGVGLSGGQKQRISIARALAKQAPILILDDATSALDMETEKIIQKNLKEMKHSTKIIIGHRISAVRSADEIIVLENNTIAERGTHAELMAQKGRYYRTWCVQYGEEAGADNLPKTVSPLDAALPPETVSPPETASPPKTALSPETVSPPEAAVSAPGNSVLRREEELPCP, from the coding sequence ATGAAAAAACTGGGTACTTATATGAAGCGCTACGGCTTTCTGTACCTGCTCGGCTTTGCCGCGATGCTCATCAGCATTGCGCTGGATATGATGGCGCCGCAGATTACCCGGCGCATTATTGATGATGTAATCGTCGGCGGACAGATGGAGCTGCTGATGCGGCTTCTGTTCGGATTGCTTGGCATCGGCATCGGACGCGCCGTCTTTCAGTACATTAAGGAATTTACCTATGATTATATCGGCGTTTCCGTCGGCTATCATATGCGCCGCGATTTGTTCCGGCATCTCCAGACCATGTCAATGGATTTCTTCGACCGGCACAACACCGGCGAGCTGATGACACGCACAAAAGAGGACGTCGATAAGGTCTGGGCAGCCGTCGGCTTCGTCGGCATCCTCGCCGTTGAGGCGCTTACGCATACCATCCTCGTGCTGGTCTGCATGTTCCGTCTGAATCCGTATCTCACCCTGGTTCCGCTGGCGCTGCTGCCGCTGATTGGTTTCTGCGCCGTGCGCATGGAAAATGGGCTCGGCAAAGTGTACGACCAGATCAGCGAGGAGACCGCCGAGCTGAATACTGTCGCGCAGGAATGCATCGCCGGTGTGCGTACCGTCAAAGCCTTTGCGCGGGAGGATTATGAAATCAGCAAGTTCAGCCGTCACAACCGGCTGTTTTACGATTTGAATATGGAGCAGGCAAAGCTGCTTGCCAGATACCAGCCGCTGATTACCTTTCTCGGAAAGGTGATGCTGCTGGCAGTTGTGATTATCGGTGGTCTGATGGTGATTTCCGGCAGGATGACGATTGGCGCGCTCGGCGCGTTTTCCGAATATGCAAATAATGTCATCTGGCCGATGGAGATTCTCGGCTGGCTGAGCAACGATATCGCATCGGCGTTCGCCTCCTGGAGAAAAATCAAAAAGGTGGCGCAGCAGACGCCGCAGATTACGGACCCTGCTGCGGCAGCGCAGAACGCCAGCTCCTCTGAAACGTCCGACCCGACCTGGAGCGCACAGAAGGACGGCGCTGCGGCAATACGTCCGGGAGATATAGTCGCCGGGGAGCTTATTTTTGAGCACGTCGGCTTTTCTCTGGACGGACATGAAATATTAAGAGACATTAATATCACACTGAAACCGGGGCAGACGCTTGGCATCATGGGCATGACCGGCACCGGAAAGACCACCATCGTCAATCTGATACAGCGCTTCTACGATGTGACCGAGGGGCGCATTCTGCTGGACGGAACAGATATCCGCGAGCTGCCTCTGGCAAAGCTGCGCGCCTCCTCCTCCGTCGTGATGCAGGAGGTATTTCTGTTCTCCGATTCCGTGACGGAAAACGTAAAAACCGGCTGCCGCGAAAAAATGAATCAGCAGACGGTCGAATGGGCGTGCCGGCAGGCGGGCGCTTCCCGTTTTATCAGCCGTCTCGGAAATCAATATGAGACTGTCATCGGCGAGCGCGGCGTCGGTCTGTCCGGCGGGCAGAAGCAGCGCATCAGCATTGCCCGCGCGCTTGCAAAGCAGGCTCCTATTCTGATTTTGGACGATGCCACCTCTGCGCTTGATATGGAAACGGAAAAGATCATCCAGAAAAATTTAAAAGAAATGAAGCATTCCACGAAGATTATTATCGGGCACCGTATTTCGGCTGTCCGCTCTGCGGACGAAATTATTGTGCTGGAGAATAATACCATTGCGGAGCGCGGCACCCACGCGGAGCTGATGGCGCAGAAAGGGCGCTATTACCGGACCTGGTGCGTGCAGTACGGTGAAGAAGCCGGTGCTGACAACCTGCCGAAAACTGTGTCGCCGCTGGATGCTGCACTGCCGCCGGAAACTGTATCGCCGCCAGAAACTGCATCGCCGCCGAAAACTGCATTGTCTCCGGAAACTGTGTCACCGCCGGAGGCCGCGGTCTCTGCTCCCGGAAATTCTGTGCTCCGCAGAGAGGAGGAACTCCCATGTCCGTAA
- a CDS encoding AraC family transcriptional regulator: MSTSRYVLDSLATNPVDRSVTRLLYVSTARYSAEWHSTLHTHPCAELFFITGGCGYLQLASQSIPITTSDVITVNSNVEHTEVSSDELPLEYIVLGIDGLEAVAGDSGEDGYSIVHFQANSELLLFYLNNLLKEIESKQPGYNTVCQDLLEVVLLLLMRRSQFTVTFVPSSRKSSREAAIVRRYIDNHFKENITLDDLAAVAHVSKYYLAHLFRHAYDTSPISYLLSCRIQESLYLLTETDLTLSEISQMLGFSSPSYFSQSFRRIQGISPMQYRMQNRQDKKLIEKKGSNKS, translated from the coding sequence ATGAGTACCAGCCGCTATGTTCTTGATTCTCTCGCCACCAATCCGGTAGACCGTTCTGTCACCCGGCTGCTCTACGTCAGTACGGCGCGCTACAGCGCCGAGTGGCATTCCACGCTGCACACCCATCCCTGCGCCGAGCTCTTTTTTATTACCGGCGGATGCGGCTATCTGCAGCTTGCCAGCCAGAGCATTCCCATTACGACAAGCGATGTTATCACCGTCAACTCCAATGTGGAGCACACAGAGGTCAGCTCCGACGAGCTTCCTCTGGAATATATTGTTCTGGGCATCGACGGTCTGGAGGCGGTCGCCGGGGATTCCGGGGAGGACGGCTATTCCATCGTGCATTTCCAGGCAAACAGCGAGCTGCTCCTTTTCTATCTGAACAATCTTTTAAAGGAGATTGAAAGCAAACAGCCCGGCTACAATACTGTCTGCCAGGATTTGCTGGAGGTCGTGCTGCTTCTGCTGATGCGCCGCAGCCAGTTTACCGTCACCTTCGTGCCCTCCTCCCGCAAATCAAGCCGGGAGGCCGCCATCGTCCGCCGCTATATTGACAATCATTTTAAAGAAAATATTACGCTGGACGACCTCGCCGCCGTTGCCCATGTGAGCAAATATTATCTGGCGCACCTGTTCCGCCATGCATACGATACCTCGCCCATCAGCTATCTTCTTTCCTGCCGGATACAGGAAAGCCTTTATCTGCTGACAGAGACCGACCTGACGCTCTCCGAGATTTCCCAGATGCTCGGCTTTTCCTCGCCAAGCTATTTTTCGCAGAGCTTCCGCCGGATACAAGGCATCAGTCCCATGCAGTACCGGATGCAGAACCGCCAGGATAAAAAACTAATTGAAAAAAAAGGAAGCAACAAATCATGA
- a CDS encoding class I SAM-dependent rRNA methyltransferase, which translates to MWIYDNEIASIAGSFADGDIVLVHDFDGYPLGRGFINRHSKIRIRLMTRNAAQEIDRDFIRMRVQNAWNYRKKTVDTGSCRLIFGEADFLPGIVIDKFSDVLVVESLALGIDRLKETIVEALKEVLAEDGVIIRGVYERSDAKVREQEGMERCKGFLGEPFDTNVLIEENGVKYMVDVVNGQKTGFFLDQKYNRQSIRRLCPGARVLDCFTHTGSFALNAGAAGAAEVLGVDASQTGVEQAELNARLNGLEDRVKFVCRDVFELLPELEEKGETFDLVILDPPAFTKSRSSVKNAVKGYREINLRAMKLVKDGGFLATCSCSHFMTYELFTQTIRQAAQNVHKRLRQVEFRTQAPDHPILWAADESYYLKFYIFQVCDEK; encoded by the coding sequence ATGTGGATTTATGATAACGAAATCGCGTCCATTGCCGGAAGCTTTGCGGACGGAGATATCGTGCTGGTGCATGACTTTGACGGGTATCCGCTGGGACGCGGTTTTATCAACCGTCATTCAAAGATACGCATCCGCCTGATGACCAGAAACGCGGCACAGGAGATTGACCGGGATTTTATCCGTATGCGCGTGCAGAACGCCTGGAATTACCGCAAAAAAACGGTGGATACCGGGAGCTGCCGCCTGATTTTCGGCGAGGCGGATTTTCTTCCGGGCATTGTGATTGATAAATTCTCCGATGTGCTGGTGGTGGAATCGCTGGCGCTCGGTATTGACCGTCTGAAGGAGACGATCGTGGAAGCGCTGAAGGAGGTGCTGGCAGAGGACGGCGTCATTATCCGCGGCGTTTATGAGCGCAGCGACGCCAAGGTGCGCGAGCAGGAGGGCATGGAGCGCTGCAAGGGGTTTCTCGGCGAGCCGTTTGATACGAATGTGCTGATTGAGGAAAACGGCGTGAAATATATGGTGGACGTGGTAAACGGGCAGAAGACCGGATTTTTCCTCGACCAGAAATATAATCGGCAGTCCATCCGGCGGCTCTGTCCGGGCGCGCGGGTGCTCGACTGCTTTACCCATACGGGCTCTTTTGCGCTGAATGCCGGAGCGGCAGGCGCGGCGGAGGTGCTTGGCGTGGATGCATCGCAGACGGGCGTGGAGCAGGCAGAGCTGAACGCGCGGCTGAACGGTCTGGAAGACCGCGTAAAATTTGTCTGCCGCGATGTCTTTGAGCTGCTGCCGGAGCTGGAGGAGAAGGGGGAAACCTTTGATTTGGTAATTCTCGACCCGCCGGCGTTCACAAAGTCGCGCAGCTCCGTGAAAAATGCCGTCAAAGGATACCGGGAGATTAATCTGCGCGCTATGAAGCTGGTGAAGGATGGTGGCTTTCTTGCCACCTGTTCCTGCTCGCATTTCATGACGTACGAGCTGTTTACCCAGACGATCCGGCAGGCGGCGCAGAATGTCCACAAACGCCTGCGCCAGGTGGAATTTCGCACGCAGGCGCCCGACCATCCGATTTTGTGGGCGGCGGACGAATCCTATTATCTGAAATTTTATATTTTCCAGGTCTGTGACGAAAAGTAG
- the feoB gene encoding ferrous iron transport protein B — translation MTLKELEIGKSAVVTAVGGEGALRQHFLDMGVIPGAEITLVKYAPMGDPMELRIHGYELTLRLADAEKIEIEKKKAAAKAPEGKSGARADSRKKVEHPGLGEGGRYHVKADEHPLPEGTKLTFALAGNQNCGKTTLFNQLTGSNQHVGNFPGVTVDRKSGSIKGYPQTEITDLPGIYSMSPYSSEELVTRQFIIGEKPTGIINIVDATNIERNLYLTMQLMELDVPMVLALNMMDEVRGNGGSVRINEMEELLGIPVVPISAAKNEGVDELVRHAIHVAQYQERPGRTDFCSQDEHGGAVHRCLHGIMHLIEDHAKAAGIPVRFAATKLVEGDERILSALALSQNEKEMIEHIICQMEEERGLDRAAAIADMRFDFIQKLVDETVVKPQESREHVRSRKIDRVLTGKYTAIPAFVGIMGLVFYLTFNVIGAWLQGLLELGIGYLTDAVDVCLTSWNINEAIHSLIIDGIFNGVGSVLSFLPIIVTLFFFLSLLEDTGYMARVAFVMDKLLRKIGLSGRSIVPMLIGFGCTVPGVMASRTLPSERDRKMTIMLTPFMSCSAKLPIYGFFASAFFPEHAALVMVGLYFIGILVGILVALISKNSMFKGEAVPFVMELPNYRLPGAKNVAQLLWEKAKDFLQRAFTVIFMATIIIWFLQTFDLHFQMVSDSQNSILAVVAGWIAPLFAPLGFGDWRISTALITGFMAKESVVSTLNVLFGSTEAVLAAISPLAAASLLVFCLLYTPCVAAIASIKRELGGKWAAGVVIGQCAIAWVCALLVRLIGMLFGLG, via the coding sequence ATGACACTGAAGGAACTGGAGATCGGGAAATCTGCGGTAGTCACAGCGGTCGGCGGTGAGGGCGCGCTGCGGCAGCATTTCCTGGATATGGGCGTGATTCCGGGTGCGGAGATCACACTGGTAAAATATGCGCCGATGGGCGACCCGATGGAGCTGCGGATTCACGGCTACGAGCTGACGCTGCGCCTGGCGGATGCGGAAAAAATAGAGATAGAAAAGAAGAAAGCGGCGGCGAAAGCGCCGGAAGGGAAATCCGGGGCGCGCGCGGATTCCCGGAAAAAAGTGGAGCATCCGGGGCTTGGCGAGGGCGGACGTTATCACGTGAAGGCGGACGAGCATCCGCTGCCGGAGGGCACGAAGCTTACATTTGCGCTGGCGGGCAATCAGAACTGCGGAAAGACAACACTTTTTAATCAGCTCACCGGCTCCAATCAGCACGTCGGCAACTTTCCGGGAGTGACGGTGGACAGAAAAAGCGGCTCCATCAAGGGCTATCCGCAGACGGAGATTACCGATTTGCCGGGCATTTACTCGATGTCGCCGTACAGCAGCGAGGAGCTTGTCACGCGGCAGTTTATCATCGGGGAAAAGCCGACCGGCATTATCAACATTGTCGATGCGACCAATATTGAGCGTAATCTTTATCTGACGATGCAGCTTATGGAGCTGGACGTGCCGATGGTGCTGGCGCTGAATATGATGGACGAGGTACGCGGAAACGGCGGCTCGGTGCGCATCAATGAAATGGAGGAGCTGCTGGGGATTCCGGTGGTGCCGATCTCGGCGGCGAAAAATGAAGGCGTGGATGAGCTTGTCCGCCATGCGATCCATGTGGCGCAGTACCAGGAGCGTCCGGGAAGGACGGATTTCTGCAGCCAGGATGAGCACGGGGGCGCGGTGCACCGCTGCCTGCACGGCATTATGCATCTGATTGAGGACCACGCGAAGGCGGCGGGGATTCCGGTGCGCTTTGCGGCGACGAAGCTGGTGGAGGGCGATGAGCGGATTTTAAGTGCGCTGGCGCTTTCGCAGAATGAAAAAGAAATGATTGAGCATATCATCTGCCAGATGGAGGAAGAGCGCGGTCTGGACCGTGCGGCGGCGATCGCCGATATGCGGTTTGATTTCATACAGAAGCTGGTGGATGAGACGGTGGTAAAGCCGCAGGAGAGCAGGGAACATGTGCGCAGCAGAAAGATTGACCGCGTTCTGACCGGAAAATATACGGCGATTCCGGCGTTTGTCGGCATCATGGGACTGGTGTTTTATCTCACATTCAATGTGATCGGCGCGTGGCTGCAGGGGCTTCTGGAGTTGGGAATCGGTTATCTGACGGATGCAGTGGACGTCTGTCTTACCTCGTGGAATATTAATGAGGCCATCCACTCGCTGATTATCGACGGCATTTTTAACGGCGTTGGCAGCGTGTTGAGCTTCCTGCCGATCATCGTGACGCTGTTCTTTTTCCTGTCGCTCCTGGAGGACACGGGTTATATGGCGCGGGTGGCGTTCGTGATGGATAAGCTGCTGCGAAAGATCGGCCTTTCCGGCAGAAGTATCGTGCCGATGCTGATCGGCTTTGGCTGTACCGTTCCGGGCGTTATGGCGAGCAGGACGCTGCCGTCCGAGCGCGACCGTAAAATGACGATCATGCTCACGCCGTTTATGAGCTGCTCGGCAAAGCTGCCGATTTACGGATTTTTTGCGTCCGCCTTTTTCCCGGAGCACGCCGCGCTGGTGATGGTGGGGTTGTATTTTATCGGTATCCTTGTGGGAATCCTGGTGGCGCTGATTTCCAAAAACAGTATGTTTAAGGGTGAGGCGGTGCCGTTTGTGATGGAGCTTCCGAATTACCGCCTTCCGGGAGCAAAGAACGTGGCGCAGCTTCTGTGGGAGAAGGCAAAGGACTTTCTGCAGAGAGCCTTTACGGTCATTTTTATGGCGACCATCATCATCTGGTTTTTGCAGACCTTTGACTTGCACTTCCAGATGGTGAGCGATTCGCAGAACAGCATCCTGGCGGTTGTCGCCGGATGGATTGCGCCGCTGTTTGCGCCGCTCGGCTTTGGCGACTGGCGGATTTCCACGGCGCTGATTACCGGCTTCATGGCAAAAGAAAGCGTTGTGTCTACGCTTAACGTGCTCTTTGGCAGCACAGAGGCGGTGCTGGCGGCAATCTCACCGCTGGCGGCGGCTTCCCTGCTGGTGTTCTGCCTGCTGTACACTCCGTGCGTTGCCGCGATTGCTTCCATTAAAAGAGAGCTTGGCGGCAAATGGGCGGCAGGCGTGGTCATCGGGCAGTGTGCGATTGCCTGGGTGTGTGCGCTCCTTGTCCGTCTTATCGGGATGCTGTTCGGGCTGGGATAA
- a CDS encoding tRNA dihydrouridine synthase, translating into MQYYVAPLEGITGYIFRSAHHKYFPGADKYFIPFIEPKPNSKKIFSARELNDILPEHNRGMRTVPQILTNKWEDFVWTAKHLQEYGYDEVNINLGCPSKTVVSKKRGAGFLADPEGVDDFLAHIFDALDMKISVKTRLGREDPVEFRWLLEIYNKYPLAELIIHPRTQKEFYGFTPHYEMFAEALEETSLPVCYNGDVNTKEDCREIEKRFPQITGVMMGRGILRNPGLIGEIRGEEKADIRRLRSFHDELYAAYQQEMPGDTQVLFKMKELWTYLRHSFS; encoded by the coding sequence ATGCAATACTATGTCGCCCCGCTGGAGGGCATTACGGGCTATATTTTCCGCAGCGCCCACCACAAATATTTTCCGGGTGCGGACAAATATTTTATCCCGTTCATCGAGCCGAAGCCAAACTCAAAAAAGATTTTTTCCGCGCGGGAATTAAATGATATACTGCCGGAACATAACCGGGGGATGCGGACCGTGCCGCAGATTCTCACAAACAAATGGGAAGATTTTGTGTGGACGGCGAAGCATCTGCAGGAATATGGCTATGATGAGGTAAATATCAACCTGGGATGTCCGTCGAAAACGGTGGTTTCTAAGAAGCGGGGAGCAGGCTTTCTCGCCGATCCGGAGGGTGTGGATGATTTTCTTGCACACATTTTTGACGCGCTGGACATGAAAATTTCCGTGAAGACACGTCTCGGCAGGGAGGATCCGGTGGAATTTCGCTGGCTTTTGGAGATTTACAACAAATATCCATTAGCGGAGCTGATCATCCATCCGCGCACGCAGAAAGAATTTTACGGCTTTACGCCGCACTATGAGATGTTTGCGGAAGCGTTGGAGGAAACCAGCCTGCCGGTGTGCTACAACGGGGATGTAAATACAAAAGAGGACTGCCGGGAAATAGAAAAACGTTTCCCGCAGATAACCGGTGTGATGATGGGAAGAGGGATTCTGCGAAATCCGGGACTGATTGGAGAGATACGTGGGGAAGAAAAGGCGGACATCCGGCGGCTGCGCAGCTTTCACGATGAGCTGTACGCCGCCTATCAGCAGGAAATGCCCGGCGATACGCAGGTATTATTTAAAATGAAGGAGCTGTGGACCTACCTGCGCCATTCTTTTTCATAG
- the bilR gene encoding bilirubin reductase has protein sequence MYETLCSPITLGNVTLKNRLIFAPTTMGLSDEDYFKKIEDIAAGGCSMIIIGDVPVLPARFGHSLYSKKGFAYYQKLAETVHRHDCLICAQLHQTDTNLKGMIKYIPGVLTKKISQQELRPLLNAQVAPYISGLPVKKVKKITAAFGTAAVLAKKAGFDMVQVHGDRMCGSFSSAVFNHRTDCYGGSAENRFRFAVEAVSAIRSQLADFPIDFKLAVRQENPHYGNAGVLDTELPLFVPMLEAAGVTSFHVTLANHSSLEDTIPGAKHPYFSEEGCFLKFCDQVCKYTKLPICGVGGLVHPDFIEQQLADGRIQCAAMSRQLIADPQWMNKVAAGETGKIRRCVRCNKRCLGGMMAHQGVHCIYDNRLSGTNA, from the coding sequence ATGTATGAAACGCTGTGCAGTCCCATAACGCTTGGAAATGTAACTCTGAAAAACCGCCTTATCTTTGCGCCCACCACAATGGGACTTTCTGATGAGGACTATTTTAAAAAGATAGAGGACATCGCGGCAGGCGGCTGCAGTATGATTATCATCGGAGATGTCCCGGTTCTGCCCGCCCGCTTCGGACACAGCCTTTACAGTAAAAAAGGTTTTGCGTATTATCAGAAATTAGCGGAAACTGTGCACCGGCACGATTGTCTGATCTGCGCGCAGCTTCATCAGACGGATACCAATCTGAAGGGGATGATAAAATACATTCCGGGTGTTCTGACAAAGAAAATTTCACAGCAGGAGCTGCGCCCACTGCTGAACGCGCAGGTTGCCCCTTACATCAGCGGCCTTCCCGTCAAAAAGGTGAAAAAAATCACCGCCGCATTCGGGACGGCAGCGGTACTTGCGAAAAAAGCAGGTTTTGATATGGTGCAGGTGCACGGCGACCGCATGTGCGGAAGCTTCAGCTCCGCCGTGTTCAATCACCGCACAGACTGCTACGGGGGAAGCGCCGAAAACCGCTTCCGCTTTGCCGTAGAAGCCGTCTCTGCAATCCGCTCGCAGCTTGCAGACTTTCCCATTGATTTTAAGCTCGCCGTCCGCCAGGAAAACCCCCACTACGGAAACGCCGGGGTACTCGATACGGAGCTGCCACTGTTTGTGCCGATGCTGGAAGCGGCAGGCGTCACCAGCTTTCACGTAACGCTCGCAAATCATTCCAGCCTGGAGGACACCATCCCCGGCGCAAAGCATCCTTATTTTTCTGAGGAAGGCTGTTTCTTAAAATTCTGCGACCAGGTGTGCAAATATACAAAGCTTCCCATCTGCGGCGTCGGCGGCCTGGTGCATCCCGATTTCATAGAACAGCAGCTTGCCGACGGCAGGATACAGTGCGCCGCCATGAGCCGCCAGCTCATCGCCGACCCGCAGTGGATGAATAAGGTCGCCGCCGGGGAGACCGGAAAAATCCGCCGGTGCGTGCGCTGCAATAAGCGCTGCCTCGGCGGAATGATGGCACACCAGGGTGTGCATTGTATCTACGATAATCGCCTTTCAGGTACGAACGCCTGA
- the bilQ gene encoding bilirubin utilization transcriptional regulator BilQ, with product MKVKLAYYISELRRDFVKECSRKLQEDDLTPGLLYPVLYIGRHPGCSPKELTEALHMDWGLSQRTLDRLVASHLISREKNPLDRRRFSLNLTKEGLQVFQKSHDIIVSWNEEKLALLTPQEQTCLESALKKMLGNGTV from the coding sequence ATGAAGGTTAAATTAGCGTATTACATCTCAGAGCTGCGACGGGATTTTGTGAAAGAATGCAGCCGGAAGCTGCAGGAGGACGACCTGACGCCAGGTCTTCTCTACCCGGTGCTTTACATCGGCAGGCATCCCGGCTGCTCTCCCAAAGAGCTGACCGAGGCTCTGCATATGGATTGGGGGCTGTCGCAGCGTACTCTGGACCGGCTGGTCGCCAGTCATCTGATCAGCAGGGAGAAAAATCCCCTGGACCGCCGTCGTTTTAGTCTAAATCTGACTAAAGAAGGGTTGCAGGTATTTCAGAAGAGCCACGATATCATTGTTTCATGGAACGAAGAAAAGCTTGCGCTGCTGACGCCCCAGGAGCAGACCTGCCTGGAGAGCGCCCTAAAAAAGATGCTTGGAAACGGCACAGTTTAG
- a CDS encoding helix-turn-helix domain-containing protein yields the protein MENKKTFGAFVLRRRKELGMTQKEFAARLYVTESAVSKWERGMSYPDITLIRSICSVLEVSEHELLTGSEDTEKRTSEKLAEKYLRLTRNYRLAQYLLYGAILLGCAIGNLASAHTLDWFFIVLMAVLMSASLTLVPALAALHPALCRCKAAVSLGSFLVSLELLLLVCCLQTGGSWFPMAGVSVLFGFALVLLPFLLPTLPLPACLARRKTSLYLITVMALLILLLLTGCVTSGGDWFFTAAVGTLFGTGFLILPVLLRQLPLPETLRPHKTLLYFAIQTALLFLLLLIVALEEGGGADGLRVSLPTAALLAALPWGEMLLIRYLPANGWFKASACAAFAALWVWLFPAGLDAIMTLEYGPAINSWELWLPYDFSKWGGNQTAINVFAIILFTLLAIAAVLAGVGIWRKKKGR from the coding sequence ATGGAAAATAAGAAAACATTCGGGGCGTTTGTTTTGCGCCGGAGAAAAGAGCTTGGCATGACGCAGAAGGAATTTGCCGCCAGGCTGTATGTGACGGAATCGGCGGTGAGCAAGTGGGAGCGGGGTATGAGTTACCCGGACATCACGCTTATCCGCAGTATCTGCAGCGTGCTGGAGGTTTCAGAGCATGAGCTGCTCACAGGGAGCGAGGACACGGAAAAGCGTACCTCGGAGAAGCTGGCGGAAAAGTATCTGCGGCTGACGCGCAACTACCGGCTTGCGCAGTACCTTTTATATGGCGCGATACTGCTGGGGTGCGCCATCGGAAATCTGGCGTCGGCGCATACGCTGGACTGGTTTTTCATCGTGCTCATGGCGGTACTGATGAGTGCGTCGCTGACACTGGTCCCGGCACTCGCCGCGCTGCATCCCGCGCTCTGCCGATGTAAGGCGGCAGTCTCGCTGGGGAGCTTTCTGGTTTCGCTGGAGCTTCTGCTGCTGGTGTGCTGCCTGCAGACTGGCGGAAGCTGGTTTCCGATGGCGGGAGTGAGCGTGCTGTTCGGGTTCGCGCTGGTGCTGCTGCCGTTTCTGCTCCCCACCCTGCCGCTGCCGGCATGTCTGGCGCGCAGGAAAACATCACTTTATCTGATAACCGTTATGGCGCTGCTGATACTGCTGCTTCTGACAGGCTGTGTGACAAGCGGCGGTGACTGGTTTTTTACCGCGGCGGTGGGCACGCTTTTTGGAACCGGTTTTCTGATTCTGCCGGTTCTGCTGCGGCAGCTTCCGCTGCCGGAAACGCTGCGCCCGCATAAAACACTGCTTTATTTTGCAATCCAGACGGCTCTTTTGTTTCTGCTTCTGCTGATTGTTGCCCTGGAAGAGGGCGGCGGAGCAGACGGACTGCGCGTATCGCTGCCGACCGCCGCGCTGCTTGCGGCGCTTCCGTGGGGAGAAATGCTGCTTATCCGTTATCTTCCGGCAAACGGCTGGTTTAAAGCGTCCGCCTGCGCAGCGTTTGCGGCGCTCTGGGTCTGGCTGTTCCCGGCGGGGCTGGATGCGATTATGACGCTGGAGTACGGACCGGCTATCAATAGCTGGGAGCTGTGGCTTCCTTATGATTTCAGCAAATGGGGCGGCAATCAGACTGCAATTAATGTCTTTGCCATTATCCTGTTTACCCTGCTGGCGATCGCGGCAGTGCTGGCCGGCGTTGGGATATGGAGGAAAAAGAAAGGCCGCTAA